A section of the Hevea brasiliensis isolate MT/VB/25A 57/8 chromosome 17, ASM3005281v1, whole genome shotgun sequence genome encodes:
- the LOC131175450 gene encoding UDP-glycosyltransferase 88A1-like, translating into MDEVVVLYPSPAIGHLISMVELGKLILSYRPSLSIHIFITAAPYSAGSTAPYIAEVAATIPSIYFHHLPTITLPPTTITHHETLTFEVLRLSKPHVRQALLSISKSHSINAVIMDFFCAASLSVASELNVPGYFFFTSGAACLALFLYLPTIHDNTTKSFKDLDTFLHAPGAPPVLSTDMPKPMLDRYDKAYEYLLEFTTCLPKSAGIIVNTFELLEARAVKAISDGSCVPNSTTQFVHCIGPLIVTKNRNDSVPECLTWLDSQLSRSVVFLCFGSLGLFSKEQLREIAIGLERSGQRFLWVVRNPPSNNHSLAISPQADPDLESLLPDGFLDRTRERGFVVKSWAPQVAILNHNSVGGFVTHCGWNSVLEAVCAGVPMVAWPLYAEQRFNRVLLVEEIKIALPMKESENGFVTATEVEKRVSELMDSEAGNSVRERTIAMKNGAKAAVSEGGSSRVALSKLVESWKRK; encoded by the coding sequence ATGGATGAGGTTGTAGTTCTCTACCCATCACCGGCTATAGGCCACTTGATATCTATGGTAGAGTTAGGCAAGCTTATACTCTCCTACCGACCTTCCCTTTCCATTCACATCTTCATTACTGCTGCACCTTACAGTGCAGGCTCCACTGCCCCTTATATTGCTGAAGTGGCTGCCACCATTCCTTCAATCTACTTCCACCATCTTCCCACCATCACCCTCCCTCCCACGACAATCACTCATCATGAAACGCTCACCTTTGAGGTCCTCCGGCTCAGCAAGCCTCATGTCCGCCAAGCCCTTCTGTCCATCTCCAAAAGCCACTCCATTAACGCCGTAATTATGGATTTCTTCTGTGCTGCTTCTCTCTCTGTTGCCTCTGAACTCAACGTCCCTGGTTATTTCTTCTTTACTTCCGGTGCTGCGTGTCTTGCTCTTTTCCTTTATCTTCCGACCATTCATGACAATACTACCAAAAGTTTCAAAGATCTTGACACTTTTCTCCATGCTCCGGGTGCTCCACCAGTACTGTCCACTGACATGCCAAAGCCAATGCTTGATCGCTACGATAAGGCCTATGAATACCTTTTAGAGTTCACTACCTGCCTTCCCAAATCTGCGGGAATTATCGTAAACACCTTTGAATTGCTTGAGGCCAGAGCTGTAAAGGCAATATCGGATGGATCATGTGTGCCCAATAGTACCACACAATTTGTTCACTGTATCGGACCCTTAATAGTGACCAAGAATAGAAATGATAGTGTGCCAGAGTGTTTAACCTGGCTTGATTCTCAACTAAGTCGAAGTGTTGTTTTTTTGTGTTTTGGTAGCTTGGGGTTGTTCTCAAAGGAACAATTAAGAGAAATAGCTATTGGGTTGGAGAGAAGTGGACAGAGGTTCTTGTGGGTGGTGCGTAATCCGCCATCTAATAACCACAGCTTAGCCATCTCACCCCAGGCAGATCCAGATTTGGAATCATTGCTCCCTGATGGTTTCTTGGATCGTACCAGGGAGAGAGGATTTGTGGTGAAGTCATGGGCTCCACAGGTAGCAATATTGAATCACAACTCGGTGGGCGGGTTTGTGACTCACTGTGGGTGGAACTCAGTGCTTGAGGCGGTGTGTGCAGGAGTGCCAATGGTGGCATGGCCGCTGTATGCAGAGCAAAGGTTCAATAGGGTGTTGCTGGTGGAAGAAATTAAAATTGCTTTGCCAATGAAGGAATCAGAGAACGGGTTTGTAACTGCAACAGAGGTGGAGAAGCGAGTCAGTGAATTGATGGACTCGGAGGCAGGTAATTCAGTTAGGGAGCGAACCATTGCCATGAAAAACGGAGCCAAGGCAGCAGTGAGCGAGGGTGGTTCATCTCGTGTTGCATTGTCCAAACTGGTGGAGTCATGGAAACGTAAATGA
- the LOC110658207 gene encoding uncharacterized protein LOC110658207 yields the protein MMYVFNRSGVCLLYREWIRPLHTLNAQQDHELMFGLLFSRKSLTARMDPTRLSFYFAEKGNLGMPQLPGQVRSFHSFRTNTYKLSFMESPCGIKIILVTHPWTGDLRESLKYIHNLYVEYVVKNPLYAPGTPIRCELFNTSLDQYIRSIA from the exons ATGATGTATGTGTTCAATAGGAGTGGGGTGTGCTTGCTTTACAGGGAGTGGATTCGCCCACTTCATACCCTCAATGCGCAGCAGGACCATGAGCTTATGTTTGGTCTTCTTTTTTCTCGCAAGTCGCTAACTGCCAGGATGGATCCCACGAGGCTTAGTTTCTATTT TGCAGAGAAAGGAAACCTTGGAATGCCTCAGTTGCCTGGCCAAGTTCGTTCATTCCACAGCTTTCGCACAAATACTTACAAACTTAGTTTCATGGAAAGTCCTTGTGGGATAAAG ATTATtttggttactcatccctggaccGGTGATCTACGTGAATCCCTAAAGTACATTCACAACTTGTATGTTGAATATGTTGTCAAAAACCCCCTCTATGCTCCTGGAACTCCTATCAG GTGTGAGTTGTTCAATACCTCTCTTGATCAATATATAAGGAGCATAGCCTAG
- the LOC110658203 gene encoding probable NADH dehydrogenase [ubiquinone] 1 alpha subcomplex subunit 5, mitochondrial has product MFLRVIGRPLMAKVKQTTGIVGLDVVPNARQVLINLYTKTLKEIQAVPEDEGYRKAVESFTTHRLKVCQEEEDWEMIEKKMGCGQVEELIEEAQDELKLIEKMIEWDPWGVPDDYECEVIENDAPVPKHVPLHRPGPVPEEFYKTLEAVQSKNGAPAVTSV; this is encoded by the exons ATGTTTCTTCGGGTGATTGGACGGCCATTGATGGCCAAGGTGAAGCAGACAACGGGGATTGTGGGTCTTGATGTGGTCCCGAACGCTAGGCAGGTATTGATCAATCTGTACACCAAAACCCTAAAGGAGATTCAGGCGGTCCCTGAGGACGAAGGGTACCGTAAGGCGGTGGAGAGCTTCACGACGCATAGGTTAAAGGTATGCCAAGAGGAAGAGGATTGGGAAATGATCGAGAAAAAAATGGGTTGCGGCCAGGTCGAGGAGCTCATCGAGGAGGCCCAGGACGAGCTCAAGCTCATCGAGAAAATGATCG AGTGGGATCCTTGGGGTGTTCCTGATGACTATGAGTGCGAAGTTATAGAAAATGATGCGCCAGTTCCGAAGCATGTTCCTTTGCATCGACCTGGTCCTGTTCCTGAGGAGTTCTACAAGACATTGGAGGCTGTGCAGTCCAAAAATGGCGCACCTGCAGTCACCTCTGTTTAG